AAAACGAGGTGCGCATGACGGCCCACGCCGAAAAGACGATGCGCGCCATCTGGGAAGCCGCCGGGGCTACCGACATCTGGTCGTTTGACCGCTACGCGCACATTATCGGCACGGCCCGCATGGGCCTCAGCGGCGACGATGCCGTGGTAGACCGCAACGGCCGCGCCTTCGACGTACCTAACTTGTACATCTGCGACAACTCGGTGTTCCCGAGCGCGTTGAGTGTAAACCCGGCCCTCACGATTATGGCCTTGAGCCTACGCACCGCGGATAGGTTTCTGGAGCAGCAGCGCGTAGGCGGGTAGGCGTTAGCCTGCCATTATTTAAATAATACGCTCCGTATAATCCTTTTGGCGGCGGGCTAACGCCTACCCTATCCTTCTACCCGGCAAGCTGGAGCTTACCATACTTTCCATGAAATCCTTTCTCACCGAGATAAAAGACCGTTTTGGCACCGGCAGCTACGAGGGCGACCAGTTTGGGGGCGCGCGTGGCAGCAACGGCAACGGGCTGCCCACGGGGCTACCCAACAACTTCATGTTTGCCACCGGTATTGAGTGCTCCTACCCCACCATCAACCACGGCCAGACCCGGCGCGACCTGCTACGCGAGTGCGACCATTATAATCGCTATAAAGAGGACTTGGGCTTGGTGAAAGAGATGGGACTGAAGGTGTTGCGTTACGGTCTGCCGTACTATAACATCCAGCTCAGCCCCGATAAGTACGACTGGGAATTCGCAGACCTGGCGATGGCCGAAATCCAGCGGCTGGGCATCACACCCATCCTGGATTTGATGCACTTCGGGGTGCCCGACTTCGTGGGCAACTTCCAGAACCCCGAGCTGCCGGTGCACTTTGCGGCCTACTGCGAGGAAGTGGCCAAGCGCTACCCCTGGGTGCGCTACTACACGCCGGTGAACGAGATTTACGTCACGGCCAAGTCGAGCGCCAAGGATGGCCTTTGGAACGAGCAGCTCAAAACCGACCGCGGCTTCGTGACGGCCCTCAAGCACACGGTGGCGGCCAGCATCATGGGTACTCAAAAAATTGCGAAGCACCGCCCCGACTGCATTATCGTGCAGAGCGAGTCGGCGGAGTTTATGCACGAGCTGCACGCCGAGCACACGCCCGCCGTGCAAATGGCCAATAAGCAGCGCTTTCTCTCCCTGGATTTGCTGTATGCCCACGCCCCTGACGGCGAAGTGATGAACTACTTGTATGACAATGGCTTGACCCGCGCCGAGTACGACTGGTTTATGGCCGGCGAGCCGCCCGGCTACCAGATAATGGGCAACGACTACTACGGCCGCAACGAGAAGATTATGCTGCCCAACGGCAGCATCCAGACCAGCATGGACGTGCTGGGTTGGTACAACATCACCCACGACTACTACCAGCGCTACAAAAAGCCGGTGATGCACACCGAAACCAACGTGTTTGAGGCCGACCTGGCCCCGA
The genomic region above belongs to Hymenobacter psoromatis and contains:
- a CDS encoding family 1 glycosylhydrolase, with the protein product MKSFLTEIKDRFGTGSYEGDQFGGARGSNGNGLPTGLPNNFMFATGIECSYPTINHGQTRRDLLRECDHYNRYKEDLGLVKEMGLKVLRYGLPYYNIQLSPDKYDWEFADLAMAEIQRLGITPILDLMHFGVPDFVGNFQNPELPVHFAAYCEEVAKRYPWVRYYTPVNEIYVTAKSSAKDGLWNEQLKTDRGFVTALKHTVAASIMGTQKIAKHRPDCIIVQSESAEFMHELHAEHTPAVQMANKQRFLSLDLLYAHAPDGEVMNYLYDNGLTRAEYDWFMAGEPPGYQIMGNDYYGRNEKIMLPNGSIQTSMDVLGWYNITHDYYQRYKKPVMHTETNVFEADLAPMWLWKQWVNVLRMRKEGVPVLGFTWYSLIDQVDWETGLAEQKGTLNACGLYDLDRKPRPVADAYKMLLQEYGQITIVPHGELFEVTDRPATLKVEV